Proteins co-encoded in one Papaver somniferum cultivar HN1 chromosome 5, ASM357369v1, whole genome shotgun sequence genomic window:
- the LOC113281300 gene encoding probable protein S-acyltransferase 7: protein MHGKMYSTRPPPQLSDSNRRIIDSNGGTTKRVYELWKGSNRFFLGGRIIFGPDARSLIFTVSLIAIPVILFCSFDSQRLINEFHHSLGSLIIAIPVILTIHIMVLLFLTSGRDPGIIPRNPHPPEPEDEGGPSSLSNDWSRNQGGTSGLPPTKDVLVNGIAVKVKYCHTCMLYRPPRCSHCSICNNCVERFDHHCPWVGQCIGKRNYRFFFMFVSSTTILCLYVFAFCWVNIRFIMETYHYNVWKALLKSPVSGVLILYTFITSWFVGGLTVFHLYLICTNQTTYENFRYRYDRKMNPYNLGVLRNIGEVFFSMIPSSKNNFRAKVTEGSSCSNFGTSLSMGHHHGSTPGLEMPKRSFDVEMGGKRQGVVDEEFDDIHGQIDGIGSLERCEPQPRHTNWGGHKGNNWEMSPDVHALAAEFGMNQDDLPKRQKINGGLEV from the exons ATGCATGGAAAGATGTATTCAACTCGTCCTCCACCTCAGCTCTCCGATTCAAACCGTCGAATCATTGATTCCAATGGAGGAACAACTAAACGAGTCTATGAACTCTGGAAAGGAAGCAAT AGATTTTTTCTTGGAGGCAGAATTATATTTGGTCCAGATGCAAGATCTTTGATATTCACCGTATCCCTCATTGCAATTCCAGTCATCTTATTTTGTTCATTCGATTCGCAAAGGCTCATAAATGAGTTTCATCACAGTCTCGGCAGTCTCATTATAGCTATTCCTGTAATCCTTACTATACAT ATTATGGTTCTTCTCTTCCTTACTTCTGGAAGAGACCCGGGTATCATTCCTCGCAATCCTCACCCACCAGAACCAGAAGATGAAGGTGGTCCATCTAGTTTATCGAATGACTGGTCTAGAAATCAGGGTGGTACATCGGGTTTACCACCAACCAAGGATGTCCTTGTTAATGGAATTGCTGTCAAAGTCAAATATTGTCACACATGTATGTTATATCGTCCACCTCGGTGTTCTCATTGTTCTATATGCAATAACTGTGTCGAGCGTTTTGATCACCATTGCCCGTGGGTTGGGCAGTGTATTGGAAAG AGGAACTATAGATTCTTTTTCATGTTTGTCTCTTCCACAACAATATTGTGCCTCTATGTGTTTGCCTTCTGCTGGGTAAACATCAGGTTCATAATGGAAACGTATCACTATAATGTCTGGAAGGCTCTTCTGAAATCCCCTGTGTCAGGTGTTCTCATACTGTACACGTTTATAACTTCTTGGTTTGTTGGAGGACTCACAGTCTTTCATCTCTACTTGATTTGTACCAACCAG ACAACATATGAGAATTTTCGATATAGATATGATAGAAAGATGAATCCTTATAACCTTGGAGTGCTCCGTAACATCGGGGAGGTGTTCTTCTCCATGATTCCTAGCTCTAAAAACAATTTCCGAGCAAAGGTGACAGAGGGGAGCTCATGTTCAAATTTCGGCACTTCCCTTTCAATGGGTCATCATCATGGCAGCACCCCAGGTCTAGAGATGCCTAAAAGAAGCTTTGATGTTGAAATGGGAGGGAAAAGGCAGGGAGTGGTTGACGAGGAGTTTGACGATATACATGGCCAAATAGATGGTATAGGCAGTTTAGAGAGGTGCGAGCCCCAGCCGAGACACACAAACTGGGGAGGTCATAAAGGCAACAACTGGGAGATGAGTCCTGATGTACATGCATTGGCTGCTGAGTTTGGAATGAATCAAGACGACTTACCAAAGAGACAGAAAATTAACGGGGGCCTTGAGGTCTGA